Proteins from a genomic interval of Pirellulales bacterium:
- a CDS encoding MMPL family transporter has translation MSADRTPQGEFSLLAHAMSALTRAVVRFPVATVTLGVALACVSIYLTTTRLSFHTSRLDLLNPESDYNRLWIEYINEFGDDDDAVVVVEGANRDQVVPVLQEISQALARQERLFHAVLHEVNLGKIRSKGLHYLSPEELMRLDGFLTEVGPIVGGNWSLLNLGHMTEGLCARLEASARAPADPAGAAIDAEAERFATSLNAALSHAGRYESPWPAMPQSFATLSELSGEYLLTKEGKLGFVALRLAKGKDEFARATEATDALRDLIAQMSARHPETKIGLTGLPIMENDEMRSSQTSMFWASMVSMLGVGALFVAGFGGIRHALLANLVLLLGMAWAFGYVTLVVGHLNILSVSFTATLIGIGIDYGVYYSARYLQLRDERYSCPDALIRASFEVGPSILTGAITTAVAFFAAGFTNFIGIAELGVIAGGGIILCAIAELVILPAVICLVDRSGYGKRMPESLPIHSMINPLMKMPRLLLFATVAGTVVISCGMTRLWYDHNLLNMQPVGLESVELERKLLAESDQSMWYALSIAENREELLKRKAEFLKIDSIERTEEIVSLLPSDHEVKAPLIARIRQQLDTLPERPPVIPVDRPEELGRLLARAQELIARRSSRSRAEVDLEQSRDKLRRMQVSECRALVSQYQQQMAGDLLSRLYVLKSMANPEPPKLTDLPESLTSRFVGAHGLHLLKIYGRGNIWDMEALGKFVQDVRSVDPRATGNPLQAYEASLEMKQSFEKSALYALIVISALLLFDFRSIRYTLLALLPLAVGLAQTFGLLGLLGIPLNPANMIALPLLLGISVDEGVHIVHDFLDQKGKYKISQSTAVAVLVDSLTTIVGFGALMIASHQGLQSLGRVLTIGVTCCLFTSLVMLPALMTWFTRHRTDEPAAIATSPEARRAALRRRYDPRQNVPTPP, from the coding sequence ATGTCCGCGGATAGGACGCCGCAGGGTGAGTTTTCGCTGTTAGCGCATGCCATGAGCGCCCTGACCCGGGCCGTCGTGCGCTTTCCGGTCGCCACAGTGACGCTGGGTGTGGCCCTGGCCTGTGTCTCGATCTACCTGACGACGACGCGCCTCAGCTTCCACACCAGCCGGCTCGATCTTCTAAATCCCGAGAGCGACTACAACCGCCTGTGGATCGAATACATCAATGAATTCGGCGACGACGACGATGCGGTCGTGGTTGTCGAGGGAGCCAATCGAGACCAGGTCGTTCCTGTACTGCAAGAAATCTCGCAAGCATTGGCGCGGCAAGAGCGGCTATTTCACGCCGTTTTGCACGAAGTCAATCTCGGCAAGATCCGCTCCAAGGGATTGCATTACCTGTCGCCCGAAGAGCTGATGCGGCTCGACGGCTTCTTGACCGAGGTGGGGCCAATCGTCGGCGGCAACTGGTCGCTATTGAACCTCGGGCATATGACCGAGGGGCTCTGTGCGCGGCTCGAAGCCAGCGCTCGTGCTCCGGCCGATCCGGCCGGCGCCGCGATCGACGCCGAAGCCGAACGCTTCGCCACCAGCTTGAATGCAGCGCTCTCGCACGCCGGTCGTTACGAGTCGCCGTGGCCCGCTATGCCGCAGTCGTTCGCCACGCTCAGCGAGTTGTCGGGCGAGTACCTGCTGACCAAGGAAGGCAAGCTCGGCTTCGTCGCGTTACGGCTGGCCAAGGGCAAGGACGAGTTCGCCAGGGCCACCGAGGCGACCGACGCTCTCCGTGATCTGATCGCGCAGATGTCGGCGCGGCATCCCGAAACCAAGATCGGCCTGACCGGCTTGCCGATCATGGAAAACGACGAGATGCGATCGAGCCAAACGTCGATGTTCTGGGCCAGCATGGTGTCGATGCTGGGCGTCGGAGCTTTGTTCGTCGCCGGCTTTGGCGGCATACGCCACGCTCTCTTGGCCAACCTCGTGCTGCTCTTGGGCATGGCCTGGGCGTTCGGTTACGTGACGCTGGTCGTAGGGCATTTAAACATTCTCAGCGTCTCGTTCACGGCCACGCTCATCGGCATCGGCATCGACTATGGCGTGTACTACTCCGCGCGGTATCTGCAACTGCGCGACGAGCGCTATAGCTGCCCCGATGCCTTGATCCGTGCCTCGTTCGAGGTGGGGCCCTCGATTCTGACAGGCGCCATCACTACCGCCGTGGCCTTCTTCGCCGCCGGCTTCACGAACTTCATCGGCATTGCCGAATTGGGGGTCATCGCCGGCGGCGGCATCATCTTGTGCGCGATTGCCGAACTCGTGATTCTGCCGGCCGTCATTTGCCTGGTCGACCGCAGCGGCTATGGCAAGCGAATGCCCGAGAGTCTGCCCATCCACTCGATGATCAATCCGCTGATGAAGATGCCCCGGCTGCTGCTGTTCGCCACGGTGGCGGGCACGGTGGTGATTTCTTGCGGCATGACGCGGCTTTGGTACGACCACAATCTTTTGAATATGCAGCCGGTGGGGCTGGAAAGCGTCGAGCTCGAACGCAAGCTGCTGGCCGAGAGCGACCAGAGCATGTGGTACGCTCTGTCGATCGCCGAGAATCGCGAAGAGCTGCTCAAGCGCAAGGCCGAGTTCCTGAAAATCGACTCCATCGAGCGGACCGAGGAAATTGTCTCGCTGCTCCCTTCGGATCACGAAGTGAAAGCGCCCTTGATCGCGCGCATCCGACAGCAATTGGATACCCTGCCCGAGCGCCCGCCGGTGATTCCGGTTGATCGCCCGGAGGAGTTGGGGCGACTGCTGGCCCGGGCGCAGGAGTTGATCGCCCGGCGCAGTTCACGGTCGCGGGCGGAAGTCGATCTGGAGCAGTCGCGCGACAAACTGCGACGGATGCAGGTCTCGGAGTGCCGCGCGCTGGTTTCGCAGTATCAGCAGCAAATGGCCGGCGACCTTTTGAGCCGGCTGTACGTCCTGAAAAGCATGGCCAATCCCGAGCCGCCCAAGCTGACCGACCTGCCCGAAAGCCTGACCAGCCGCTTCGTCGGCGCCCACGGCCTGCACCTGCTGAAGATTTACGGGCGGGGCAATATCTGGGACATGGAAGCGCTCGGCAAATTCGTGCAGGACGTGCGCTCGGTCGATCCGCGGGCGACCGGCAACCCGCTGCAGGCGTACGAAGCTTCGCTCGAGATGAAGCAGAGCTTCGAGAAATCGGCGCTGTATGCCTTGATCGTGATCAGCGCGCTATTGCTCTTCGATTTCCGCAGCATTCGCTACACGTTGCTCGCCCTCTTGCCATTGGCCGTGGGGCTGGCGCAAACGTTCGGCCTGTTGGGCCTGTTGGGTATTCCGCTCAATCCGGCCAACATGATCGCGCTGCCGCTGCTGTTGGGGATCAGCGTCGACGAAGGCGTACACATCGTTCACGATTTCCTCGATCAGAAGGGGAAATACAAGATCTCGCAATCCACCGCCGTGGCGGTGCTGGTTGATTCGCTGACGACGATCGTTGGCTTCGGCGCCCTGATGATCGCCAGCCATCAAGGATTGCAAAGCCTGGGACGCGTGCTGACCATCGGTGTGACGTGCTGTCTGTTTACATCGCTCGTGATGCTGCCGGCCCTGATGACCTGGTTCACGCGGCATCGGACCGATGAGCCGGCCGCGATTGCGACCAGTCCCGAAGCGCGTCGCGCGGCCTTGCGTCGGCGATACGATCCACGGCAGAACGTGCCGACGCCACC